One Bacteroidota bacterium genomic window, AAGGTTCAGAGATGAACATATTGTTTCTCCATTTTCATGACCAATAAAAGTATAGTCCTTCTGCGCCTCGCAATACATTATTTGGTCAACGTGGAGAAGGCGATATCCATTTAGCACAGGAATAGCAACGTGCTTAGATTTCTGCCGCGGATTTTTAAGGTTCTCAAACATCGAATTAAAATGCGATTCGTTTTCTAAATTAATGACCCTCTTTGCCTTTTCTACAGCTTTTTGCAGATCCTCTACCGCTACTGGTTTTAAGAGATAATCGATCGCAGAGAATTTGATTGCCTGTATTGCATGTTGATCAAATCCCGTGACAAAAATTACCTTGAAGGGGCAATTGGTGAACTTGCTTAGTAGATCAAAGCCAGTGGCGTTTCCCATATCTATATCAAGAAAAATAAGTTGGGGTTTAAGAGTAAGAATGTCGTCA contains:
- a CDS encoding response regulator transcription factor produces the protein MLKTIIVDDERRARENLKILLTKYCAEDIELVGESDNVEKAFDDILTLKPQLIFLDIDMGNATGFDLLSKFTNCPFKVIFVTGFDQHAIQAIKFSAIDYLLKPVAVEDLQKAVEKAKRVINLENESHFNSMFENLKNPRQKSKHVAIPVLNGYRLLHVDQIMYCEAQKDYTFIGHENGETICSSLNLGEYENLLQDYDFFRVHHSYIINRQYIRNYIRGEGGEIVINQHHRIPVSRRKKVDFLSWLTTN